Genomic window (Mycolicibacterium smegmatis):
TGCAACTGTAAAACGGGCCGCCGACAAGTCGCCGCAACAGCACCGCAGCGCCTCACGCTAGACGTTGCTGGAGGCCGGGAAAACCCGGCCTGTTCATCAACCTGTGGATGGCGTGGGGATATCTGTGGACAGCGATGTTTACGCGTTGGGGAGAACTTGTGGATTACCGCATTGTGATCCGATGTCTTCCCAGTTCAGAAGCCTAGAAGACCCCTTGGGCATTGTGGATGACAAATTCATCGGCGTGTCGTGGCGGGTTGCCCGCTCGGGCGTGTTGTGTTGCGCCGAAGGGCCCAACAGGTTAACGAACGGTTAGGTTCGCTGTCCTCGTTTTCGTTCGAGAAGTTCGCCAGCCGGCGGTGCGGGCATACAGCAACGCCCGGGTGGGAACCGTGACGGGTTCCCACCCGGGCGTATGACTGCCGACTGGATCAGCCGGCGACTTCGACTGTGCAGACTACTGCGCGACGACGTTCAGCGACACCTTGGCTTCCACGCCGGTGTGCAGCTTGACGGTCACCGGATAGGAGCCGACCGACTTGATGTGCGCCTTGGCCAACTGCACCGTGCGCTTGTCGAGGTTCGGGCCACCGGCCTTCTTGATCGCGTTCACGACGTCGGCAGCGGTGACGGAACCGAACAGCTTGCCGGTGTCGCCGGCCGCGTTGACCGACAGCGTGACGTCGCCCAGGCCCTCGAGCGCGGTCTTGAGCTCGTTGGCGTGCTCGATGTCGCGGATGACCTTGGACTCGCGAGCGCGGCGGATCTCCTCGGCCTGACGCTCGGCCCCACGGGAGGCGACGATGGCCAGCCCGCGCGGCAGCAGGTAGTTACGGCCGTAGCCGTCCTTGACCTCGACGGTGTCGCCGGCGGCACCCAGGTGCTCAACCTCGGCGGTGAGAATCAGCTTCATATCTCTCTCCGTTCCTGGCTAGCGCGTCGACGAGCCGAACGGCAGCAGCGCCACCTCGCGGGCATTCTTCACCGCGACTGCGATGTCGCGCT
Coding sequences:
- the rplI gene encoding 50S ribosomal protein L9, translating into MKLILTAEVEHLGAAGDTVEVKDGYGRNYLLPRGLAIVASRGAERQAEEIRRARESKVIRDIEHANELKTALEGLGDVTLSVNAAGDTGKLFGSVTAADVVNAIKKAGGPNLDKRTVQLAKAHIKSVGSYPVTVKLHTGVEAKVSLNVVAQ